The proteins below are encoded in one region of Telopea speciosissima isolate NSW1024214 ecotype Mountain lineage chromosome 10, Tspe_v1, whole genome shotgun sequence:
- the LOC122643058 gene encoding scarecrow-like protein 3, with amino-acid sequence MAGMVQDEGSSSVTSSPLQFFSLMSLSPSLGSPYPWLRELKSEERGLYLIHLLLSCAKHVASGSLENTNITLEQISHLASPDGDTMQRIAAYFTEALADRILKAWPGLHKAFNSTRISSVSDGIIVRKLFFELCPFLKVSYLITNQSIIEAMEGEKMVHIIDLNSSEPAQWIALLQVLSARPEGPPHLRITGIHQQKEVLEQTALRLTEEAEKLDIPFQFNPVVSKLENLDVESLRVKTGEALAISSVLQLHSLLASDDEILRIKSPSASKNSNSVHLQMNQSSLGGLLDKDLVNGYNASPDSASSSLLSVSASAKMESFLTALWGLSPKVMVVTEQESNHNGSTLMERLLEALYFYASLFDCLESTVSRASMERMKVEKMLFGEEIKNIIACEGAERKERHEKLEKWIRRMDFAGFGRVPLSYYALLQARTLLQSYGCDGYKIKEENGCLVICWQDRALFSVSAWKCRR; translated from the coding sequence ATGGCAGGAATGGTTCAAGATGAGGGATCATCATCTGTAACTTCATCACCCCTTCAATTCTTCTCCCTGATGTCTCTCTCCCCTAGCTTAGGATCACCTTACCCATGGCTCAGAGAGCTTAAATCCGAGGAGCGTGGGTTGTATCTCATCCATCTGTTGTTGTCCTGTGCCAAACATGTCGCATCCGGTAGCCTCGAGAATACGAATATCACACTGGAGCAAATCTCACACCTTGCCTCACCTGATGGAGATACTATGCAGCGCATTGCTGCCTACTTCACCGAGGCGCTCGCAGACCGGATTCTCAAGGCCTGGCCTGGCCTGCACAAAGCTTTCAATTCTACAAGAATATCTTCAGTCTCCGACGGAATTATAGTTCGAAAATTGTTCTTTGAGCTCTGCCCCTTCTTGAAAGTTTCTTATCTGATCACCAACCAGTCCATCATAGAAGCGATGGAAGGGGAGAAGATGGTACATATCATTGATCTCAACTCTTCAGAGCCTGCACAGTGGATTGCACTCCTTCAGGTATTGAGTGCACGACCTGAAGGCCCACCCCATTTGAGAATTACAGGTATTCATCAACAGAAGGAGGTATTGGAACAAACAGCTCTTCGTTTGACTGAAGAAGCTGAAAAATTGGATATACCATTTCAATTCAATCCTGTAGTTAGCAAGTTAGAGAATCTCGATGTTGAAAGCTTGCGAGTTAAGACTGGAGAGGCATTGGCAATTAGCTCTGTCCTTCAACTGCATTCCCTCTTGGCATCAGATGATGAAATCCTCAGGATTAAATCCCCATCTGCTTCCAAGAATTCAAATTCAGTTCACCTGCAGATGAACCAGAGCAGTTTGGGTGGATTGCTTGATAAAGATTTGGTCAATGGGTACAACGCCAGTCCTGACTCAGCATCTTCATCCCTGTTATCTGTATCTGCTTCGGCAAAGATGGAGAGCTTCCTCACTGCCCTCTGGGGGCTATCACCAAAAGTAATGGTAGTTACTGAGCAAGAATCGAACCATAATGGATCCACCTTGATGGAGAGACTCTTGGAAGCACTTTACTTCTATGCATCACTCTTTGATTGCTTGGAATCAACAGTATCAAGGGCTTCAATGGAGCGAATGAAGGTAGAAAAGATGCTCTTTGGGGAAGAAATTAAGAATATTATTGCATGTGAGGGAGCTGAGAGGAAGGAAAGGCATGAGAAGCTTGAGAAGTGGATCCGGAGGATGGATTTTGCAGGGTTTGGGAGGGTGCCTTTGAGCTACTATGCTCTGTTGCAAGCAAGGACACTGTTGCAAAGCTATGGTTGTGATGGATATaagatcaaagaagagaacGGCTGTTTAGTAATTTGCTGGCAAGATCGAGCCCTGTTTTCTGTTTCAGCTTGGAAGTGTAGGAGGTAA